A single Brassica rapa cultivar Chiifu-401-42 chromosome A04, CAAS_Brap_v3.01, whole genome shotgun sequence DNA region contains:
- the LOC103865053 gene encoding photosystem II reaction center W protein, chloroplastic, giving the protein MASFTASASTVSVARPALLLKPTLAISAPVLGLPPMGKRKGGVRCSMEPKQGNVSAVGAGVSAAATAALTAVMSNPAMALVDDRMSTEGTGLPFGLSNNLLGWILLGVFGLIWTFYFTYTSSLDEDEESGLSL; this is encoded by the exons ATGGCTAGCTTCACTGCCTCTGCTTCCACCGTCTCTGTCGCTCGTCCTGCTCTCCTTCTCAAGCCCACCCTCGCCATCTCCGCTCCTGTTCTTG GTTTGCCTCCAATGGGGAAGAGGAAGGGAGGGGTGAGATGCTCAATGGAGCCAAAGCAAGGAAACGTCTCAGCCGTGGGGGCTGGAGTTTCCGCGGCGGCTACAGCAGCTTTGACGGCTGTGATGAGCAACCCGGCCATGGCGTTGGTGGATGACAGGATGTCCACGGAAGGAACCGGACTACCATTTGGACTGAGCAACAACCTCTTGGGGTGGATTCTTTTGGGAGTGTTTGGTTTGATCTGGACGTTCTACTTTACCTACACTTCATCTCTGGACGAGGATGAAGAATCTGGTCTTTCTCTCTGA
- the LOC103865054 gene encoding probable galacturonosyltransferase 5 isoform X2, translated as MNQIRRWRRILILSLLLLSVVTPIVFLSNRIKSITSVDRGEFIEEVSDIDGEGFKEPKRILKDDELNPVVRSSVSNKSHDGSQSSERDKTLGLSEISGGNSNKTKEEQSLVSQQTNSSDTAEKISAKDIQASPKTKFQRPLAKSEKNSRAQLGRATDDRIKEIRDKIIQAKAYLNLALPGNNSQIVKELRVRTKELERAVGDATKDKHLSKSSPQRLKAMELALYKVSRVFHNCPAIATKLHAMTYKSEEQARAQKKQAAHLMHLAARTTPKGLHCLSMRLTTEYFTLDHERAKPFQQSYINPDLYHYVVFSDNVLACAVVVNSTISSSKDPGKIVFHVVTDSLNYPSISMWFILNPVSRATIQILNIDDMNVLPLDHAQLLMKQNSSDPRVISALNHARFYLPDIFPGLNKIILFDHDVAVQRDLSSLWSLKMNGKVIGAVETCHEGEPSYIAMDTLINFSDAWVAEKFDSKACTWAFGMNLFDLKEWRRQNLTSVYLNYFNQGVKRHLWKAGSLPLGWLTFFGQAIPLEKRWNVVGLGHESGVKAGDIEEAAVIHYDGIMKPWLDIRIDKYKRYWNIHVAYHHPYLQRCNIHD; from the exons ATGAATCAAATCCGTCGCTGGCGGAGGATTTTGATCCTCTCTCTGCTACTGCTATCCGTCGTTACTCCGATTGTCTTCCTCTCGAATCGGATCAAGAGCATCACTTCCGTCG ATAGAGGAGAGTTCATTGAAGAAGTGTCTGACATT GATGGAGAAGGCTTCAAGGAGCCTAAACGAATTCTGAAGGATGATGAGTTGAATCCTGTGGTTAGGTCTAGTGTTTCTAATAAAAGTCATGATGGTTCGCAGTCTAGTGAGCGAGACAAAACACTTGGTCTCTCAGAAATTAGTGGGG GAAACAGTAACAAAACAAAGGAGGAGCAGTCATTAGTTTCACAGCAAACCAATAGCTCTGATACAGCG GAGAAAATTTCAGCAAAAGATATTCAAGCTAGTCCTAAAACCAAGTTCCAGCGCCCTTTGGCTAAGAGTGAAAAGAATTCAAGGGCTCAGCTTGGACGAGCAACAGATGATAGGATAAAGGAGATCAGAGACAAAATCATCCAAGCTAAAGCCTATCTGAATTTGGCCCTGCCTGGGAATAACTCCCAAATAGTGAAGGAGTTGAGAGTTCGAACAAAAGAGCTGGAACGGGCTGTCGGTGATGCCACCAAAGACAAACATTTGTCAAAGAG cTCTCCTCAAAGATTGAAAGCCATGGAACTTGCATTATACAAAGTCAGTCGGGTCTTTCACAACTGCCCTGCCATTGCTACCAAACTCCATGCCATGACTTATAAATCCGAAGAACAAGCTCGGGCGCAGAAGAAGCAAGCAGCACATTTAATGCACCTTGCAGCAAGGACTACCCCAAAAGGACTTCACTGCCTCTCAATGCGTTTGACAACAGAATACTTTACCCTGGATCATGAAAGAGCAAAGCCTTTTCAGCAAAGTTATATCAATCCTGATCTCTACCATTACGTTGTCTTCTCTGACAATGTTTTGGCCTGTGCGGTTGTTGTTAACTCTACAATTTCCTCGTCAAAG GACCCGGGAAAGATAGTATTCCATGTGGTGACGGATTCACTCAATTACCCATCAATCTCAATGTGGTTTATTTTAAACCCAGTTAGCAGAGCAACAATCCAAATCCTAAACATTGATGATATGAATGTCCTGCCTCTAGACCATGCTCAATTGCTGATGAAGCAAAACTCAAGTGATCCGCGAGTCATTTCAGCGCTCAACCATGCACGCTTCTATCTCCCGGATATTTTTCCAGGTCTGAACAAGATCATATTATTTGACCATGATGTAGCAGTTCAGAGAGATCTAAGTAGCCTGTGGAGCCTCAAAATGAATGGGAAAGTTATTGGAGCTGTAGAGACTTGTCACGAAGGTGAACCTTCATATATTGCTATGGACACACTCATAAACTTCTCAGATGCATGGGTTGCCGAGAAATTTGACTCTAAGGCTTGCACTTGGGCGTTTGGGATGAATCTGTTTGATCTCAAAGAATGGAGAAGACAGAATCTGACATCTGTGTACCTGAACTACTTCAACCAG GGAGTAAAAAGACATCTCTGGAAAGCGGGGAGCTTGCCACTAGGTTGGTTGACATTCTTTGGGCAAGCGATACCATTGGAGAAGAGATGGAATGTGGTTGGGTTAGGACACGAATCAGGAGTCAAAGCAGGAGACATCGAAGAAGCAGCGGTTATACACTACGACGGGATCATGAAGCCATGGCTGGACATCAGGATAGACAAATACAAGCGGTACTGGAACATACATGTAGCTTACCATCACCCATACTTGCAACGGTGCAACATTCACGATTGA
- the LOC103865054 gene encoding probable galacturonosyltransferase 5 isoform X1: MNQIRRWRRILILSLLLLSVVTPIVFLSNRIKSITSVDRGEFIEEVSDIRYKTNDDLRLTAFEQDGEGFKEPKRILKDDELNPVVRSSVSNKSHDGSQSSERDKTLGLSEISGGNSNKTKEEQSLVSQQTNSSDTAEKISAKDIQASPKTKFQRPLAKSEKNSRAQLGRATDDRIKEIRDKIIQAKAYLNLALPGNNSQIVKELRVRTKELERAVGDATKDKHLSKSSPQRLKAMELALYKVSRVFHNCPAIATKLHAMTYKSEEQARAQKKQAAHLMHLAARTTPKGLHCLSMRLTTEYFTLDHERAKPFQQSYINPDLYHYVVFSDNVLACAVVVNSTISSSKDPGKIVFHVVTDSLNYPSISMWFILNPVSRATIQILNIDDMNVLPLDHAQLLMKQNSSDPRVISALNHARFYLPDIFPGLNKIILFDHDVAVQRDLSSLWSLKMNGKVIGAVETCHEGEPSYIAMDTLINFSDAWVAEKFDSKACTWAFGMNLFDLKEWRRQNLTSVYLNYFNQGVKRHLWKAGSLPLGWLTFFGQAIPLEKRWNVVGLGHESGVKAGDIEEAAVIHYDGIMKPWLDIRIDKYKRYWNIHVAYHHPYLQRCNIHD; encoded by the exons ATGAATCAAATCCGTCGCTGGCGGAGGATTTTGATCCTCTCTCTGCTACTGCTATCCGTCGTTACTCCGATTGTCTTCCTCTCGAATCGGATCAAGAGCATCACTTCCGTCG ATAGAGGAGAGTTCATTGAAGAAGTGTCTGACATT AGGTATAAGACGAATGATGATCTTAGACTCACCGCCTTTGAACAG GATGGAGAAGGCTTCAAGGAGCCTAAACGAATTCTGAAGGATGATGAGTTGAATCCTGTGGTTAGGTCTAGTGTTTCTAATAAAAGTCATGATGGTTCGCAGTCTAGTGAGCGAGACAAAACACTTGGTCTCTCAGAAATTAGTGGGG GAAACAGTAACAAAACAAAGGAGGAGCAGTCATTAGTTTCACAGCAAACCAATAGCTCTGATACAGCG GAGAAAATTTCAGCAAAAGATATTCAAGCTAGTCCTAAAACCAAGTTCCAGCGCCCTTTGGCTAAGAGTGAAAAGAATTCAAGGGCTCAGCTTGGACGAGCAACAGATGATAGGATAAAGGAGATCAGAGACAAAATCATCCAAGCTAAAGCCTATCTGAATTTGGCCCTGCCTGGGAATAACTCCCAAATAGTGAAGGAGTTGAGAGTTCGAACAAAAGAGCTGGAACGGGCTGTCGGTGATGCCACCAAAGACAAACATTTGTCAAAGAG cTCTCCTCAAAGATTGAAAGCCATGGAACTTGCATTATACAAAGTCAGTCGGGTCTTTCACAACTGCCCTGCCATTGCTACCAAACTCCATGCCATGACTTATAAATCCGAAGAACAAGCTCGGGCGCAGAAGAAGCAAGCAGCACATTTAATGCACCTTGCAGCAAGGACTACCCCAAAAGGACTTCACTGCCTCTCAATGCGTTTGACAACAGAATACTTTACCCTGGATCATGAAAGAGCAAAGCCTTTTCAGCAAAGTTATATCAATCCTGATCTCTACCATTACGTTGTCTTCTCTGACAATGTTTTGGCCTGTGCGGTTGTTGTTAACTCTACAATTTCCTCGTCAAAG GACCCGGGAAAGATAGTATTCCATGTGGTGACGGATTCACTCAATTACCCATCAATCTCAATGTGGTTTATTTTAAACCCAGTTAGCAGAGCAACAATCCAAATCCTAAACATTGATGATATGAATGTCCTGCCTCTAGACCATGCTCAATTGCTGATGAAGCAAAACTCAAGTGATCCGCGAGTCATTTCAGCGCTCAACCATGCACGCTTCTATCTCCCGGATATTTTTCCAGGTCTGAACAAGATCATATTATTTGACCATGATGTAGCAGTTCAGAGAGATCTAAGTAGCCTGTGGAGCCTCAAAATGAATGGGAAAGTTATTGGAGCTGTAGAGACTTGTCACGAAGGTGAACCTTCATATATTGCTATGGACACACTCATAAACTTCTCAGATGCATGGGTTGCCGAGAAATTTGACTCTAAGGCTTGCACTTGGGCGTTTGGGATGAATCTGTTTGATCTCAAAGAATGGAGAAGACAGAATCTGACATCTGTGTACCTGAACTACTTCAACCAG GGAGTAAAAAGACATCTCTGGAAAGCGGGGAGCTTGCCACTAGGTTGGTTGACATTCTTTGGGCAAGCGATACCATTGGAGAAGAGATGGAATGTGGTTGGGTTAGGACACGAATCAGGAGTCAAAGCAGGAGACATCGAAGAAGCAGCGGTTATACACTACGACGGGATCATGAAGCCATGGCTGGACATCAGGATAGACAAATACAAGCGGTACTGGAACATACATGTAGCTTACCATCACCCATACTTGCAACGGTGCAACATTCACGATTGA